A genomic segment from Armatimonadota bacterium encodes:
- a CDS encoding acyl-CoA carboxylase subunit beta has translation MGGPERVARQHAAGKLTARERLAVLLDPGSFVELDRFVTHRGRDFGLDRLEAPADGVVTGHGTIDGRPVAVFSQDFTVLGGSLGEAHAEKIVKVMDLALRVGMPVIGLNDSGGARIQEGVAALGGYAEIFLRNTLASGVIPQLSLILGPCAGGAVYSPAITDFTIMVRGTSYMYVTGPQVVRAVTREEVTHEQLGGADVHAERSGVAHLVAEDDEEALTLARRLLAYLPQNNLEEPPRLPPTDDPGRMEDALNTLVPEDPQRPYDMHEVIRLIVDHGEFLEVQPAFARNLLVGFARLHGRPVGIVAQQPSVLAGVLDIDASVKGARFIRFCDAFNIPLVTFVDVPGFMPGTAQEYGGIIRHGAKLLYAYCEATVPKLAVITRKAYGGAYDVMSSKHIRGDLNLAWPTAEIAVMGPEAAIDIIFRRELAEAPDPEARRRELVAEYRARFANPYVAAARGYLDDVIEPRETRPRLIAALEVLAHKRQSPPRRKHGNIPL, from the coding sequence ATGGGCGGTCCGGAGCGGGTGGCCCGCCAGCACGCCGCCGGCAAGCTCACCGCGCGGGAACGGCTGGCGGTCTTGCTCGACCCCGGCTCCTTCGTCGAGCTCGACCGCTTCGTCACCCACCGCGGCCGCGACTTCGGCCTCGACCGCCTGGAGGCGCCCGCCGACGGGGTGGTCACCGGCCACGGCACCATCGACGGCCGGCCGGTGGCGGTCTTCTCCCAGGACTTCACCGTGCTCGGAGGATCCCTCGGCGAGGCGCACGCCGAGAAGATCGTCAAGGTGATGGACCTGGCCCTGCGCGTCGGCATGCCGGTCATCGGCCTGAACGACTCGGGCGGGGCGCGCATCCAGGAGGGGGTGGCGGCGCTCGGCGGCTACGCGGAGATCTTCTTGCGCAACACGCTGGCCTCCGGCGTGATCCCGCAGCTCTCCCTCATCCTGGGCCCCTGCGCCGGCGGGGCGGTCTACTCGCCGGCCATCACCGACTTCACCATCATGGTGCGCGGGACGTCTTACATGTACGTCACCGGCCCGCAGGTGGTGCGGGCGGTGACGCGGGAGGAGGTCACCCACGAGCAGCTCGGCGGGGCGGACGTGCACGCCGAGCGCAGCGGCGTGGCGCACCTCGTGGCCGAGGACGACGAGGAGGCCCTCACGCTGGCACGGCGGCTGCTGGCCTACCTCCCCCAGAACAACCTGGAGGAGCCGCCGCGCCTGCCCCCCACCGACGATCCGGGCCGCATGGAGGACGCGCTCAACACGCTGGTCCCGGAGGACCCCCAGCGTCCCTACGACATGCACGAGGTCATCCGCCTGATCGTGGACCACGGCGAGTTCCTGGAGGTCCAGCCGGCGTTCGCCCGCAACCTGCTGGTGGGCTTCGCCCGCCTGCACGGCCGACCGGTGGGCATCGTGGCGCAACAGCCCAGCGTGCTGGCCGGGGTGCTCGACATCGACGCCTCGGTGAAGGGGGCGCGCTTCATCCGCTTCTGCGACGCCTTCAACATCCCGCTGGTGACCTTCGTGGACGTGCCGGGGTTCATGCCGGGCACAGCGCAGGAGTACGGCGGCATCATCCGCCACGGGGCCAAGCTCCTCTACGCCTACTGCGAGGCCACCGTCCCCAAGCTCGCCGTCATCACCCGCAAGGCCTACGGCGGCGCCTACGACGTGATGTCGAGCAAGCACATCCGCGGCGACCTCAACCTGGCCTGGCCCACGGCGGAGATCGCCGTCATGGGGCCAGAGGCGGCCATCGACATCATCTTCCGGCGGGAGCTGGCCGAGGCGCCCGACCCGGAGGCCCGCCGCCGCGAGCTCGTGGCCGAGTACCGGGCGCGCTTCGCCAACCCGTACGTGGCCGCCGCGCGGGGCTACCTGGACGACGTCATCGAACCCCGCGAGACCCGCCCCCGTCTCATCGCCGCCCTCGAGGTCCTGGCCCACAAGCGCCAGAGCCCGCCGCGCCGCAAGCACGGCAACATCCCTCTGTAG
- a CDS encoding SPW repeat protein translates to MVWANWVNALVGLWFIIAPFALGFRDQSGATWLSIIGGAILLVLAAWAAMSEEARRQRWIQYVNGLIGLWFIVFPFVLGLTARSAVTWTSVIGGLIALVLSAWLAFSVLPREARA, encoded by the coding sequence ATGGTCTGGGCGAACTGGGTCAACGCCCTGGTCGGCCTCTGGTTCATCATCGCGCCCTTCGCGCTGGGCTTCCGGGACCAGAGCGGGGCCACCTGGCTGAGCATCATCGGCGGCGCCATCCTGCTCGTCCTGGCGGCCTGGGCCGCCATGAGCGAGGAGGCGCGGCGACAGCGGTGGATCCAGTACGTGAACGGCCTGATCGGGCTGTGGTTCATCGTCTTCCCCTTCGTGCTGGGCCTCACCGCCCGGTCGGCCGTCACCTGGACCTCCGTGATCGGTGGCCTGATCGCGCTGGTGCTCAGCGCCTGGCTGGCGTTCAGCGTCCTGCCGCGCGAAGCCCGCGCCTGA
- a CDS encoding GNAT family N-acetyltransferase yields MKLEYVEPGDPKFRDWIRRYREEINGEAPPDDWLDGYLETLFKEQGKSRHIFWGVDQGRRVGCVVTSLHRGMNGRHHGMIAEFYVHPEYRREGYGRRMAEAVIEFLKGQGAGEVYAAVVAGNVRGLRFWESCGFVIARYSLVYRPEARRDEDEEEDERTF; encoded by the coding sequence ATGAAGCTGGAGTACGTGGAACCGGGCGATCCCAAGTTCCGCGACTGGATCCGTCGCTACCGCGAGGAGATCAACGGCGAAGCCCCGCCCGACGACTGGCTCGACGGCTACCTGGAGACCCTCTTCAAGGAGCAGGGGAAGAGCCGTCACATCTTCTGGGGGGTGGACCAGGGGCGGCGGGTCGGGTGCGTGGTGACCTCCCTCCACCGCGGGATGAACGGGCGCCACCATGGGATGATCGCCGAGTTCTACGTCCACCCCGAGTACCGGCGGGAGGGGTACGGGCGGCGCATGGCCGAGGCCGTCATCGAGTTCCTGAAGGGACAGGGGGCCGGAGAGGTCTACGCCGCGGTGGTCGCTGGCAACGTCCGCGGCCTGCGCTTCTGGGAGTCCTGCGGCTTCGTCATCGCCCGCTACTCCCTCGTCTACCGGCCGGAGGCGCGCCGCGACGAGGACGAGGAGGAGGACGAGAGGACGTTCTGA
- a CDS encoding biotin carboxylase N-terminal domain-containing protein: MALRIARTCRALGIEPVAVYTPADRDAPYLRLAAEAHPLPADAPAESYLNIARLVEIARRAGADAVHPGYGFLAENPEFAAACAEAGLRFVGPPAAVLARCGDKAEARRRVAAAGVPVLPGTGPVSDEEVERAAAAVGYPLLIKAVGGGGGKGIHLVERPEALRSAVRLARGEAQAAFGDPRIYLERWLPRPRHVEVQVLADREGQVVHLGERDCSIQRRHQKVIEETPSPAVGPALRARLGEAAVRAAQALGYENAGTVEFLLDTDAAPTGSSAPFGEAFYCIEINARLQVEHPVTELVTGLDLVALQLHLAGGAPLPLRQEDVTWRGHAVECRVSAEDPHHDFLPTLGTVAAAWEPSGPGVRVDSTLAPGLLVTRHFDPLLAKVVTWGPDRPTAIARMTAALDEMAVAGVRTTLPFLRWAVRTPAFREGRYDVRFTEAWTRAAPDPEATELAVLAAALWEHGRRRGPVLPRGEAGARWGRAGRLEAVRREAGVGA; this comes from the coding sequence ATCGCCCTCCGCATCGCCCGCACCTGCCGCGCGCTGGGGATCGAGCCGGTGGCGGTCTACACGCCCGCGGACCGCGACGCCCCCTACCTGCGCCTGGCCGCCGAGGCCCATCCCCTCCCCGCCGACGCCCCCGCCGAGTCGTACCTCAACATCGCGCGCCTGGTGGAGATCGCCCGGCGGGCCGGCGCCGACGCCGTCCACCCCGGCTACGGCTTCCTGGCCGAGAACCCGGAGTTCGCCGCAGCCTGCGCCGAGGCGGGGTTGCGCTTCGTCGGTCCGCCGGCCGCGGTGCTGGCGCGCTGCGGCGACAAGGCGGAGGCGCGCCGCCGCGTAGCCGCCGCCGGCGTCCCCGTGCTGCCGGGGACGGGGCCCGTCTCCGACGAGGAGGTCGAGCGCGCCGCGGCGGCGGTGGGCTACCCGCTGCTGATCAAGGCCGTGGGCGGAGGCGGCGGCAAGGGGATCCACCTGGTGGAGCGCCCCGAGGCATTGCGCAGCGCGGTGCGGCTGGCCCGCGGAGAGGCGCAGGCGGCCTTCGGCGACCCGCGCATCTACCTGGAGCGCTGGCTGCCCCGCCCCCGTCACGTCGAGGTCCAGGTGCTGGCCGACCGGGAGGGGCAGGTGGTCCACCTGGGGGAGCGCGACTGCTCCATCCAGCGGCGTCACCAGAAGGTGATCGAGGAGACTCCGTCCCCTGCGGTGGGTCCCGCCCTGCGGGCGCGGCTGGGCGAGGCGGCGGTCCGCGCCGCGCAGGCCCTGGGCTACGAGAACGCCGGGACGGTGGAGTTCCTCCTCGACACGGACGCCGCGCCGACAGGGTCTTCGGCACCGTTTGGGGAGGCTTTCTACTGCATCGAGATCAACGCCCGCCTCCAGGTCGAACACCCGGTCACCGAGCTCGTCACCGGGCTGGACCTGGTGGCCCTGCAGCTCCACCTGGCCGGCGGCGCGCCCCTGCCCCTCCGTCAGGAGGACGTGACCTGGCGGGGGCACGCGGTGGAGTGCCGGGTCAGCGCCGAGGACCCGCACCACGACTTCCTGCCCACGCTCGGCACCGTGGCGGCGGCGTGGGAGCCTTCGGGTCCGGGCGTGCGGGTTGACTCCACCCTCGCTCCCGGCCTGCTGGTGACGCGCCACTTCGACCCGCTCCTGGCCAAGGTGGTGACGTGGGGCCCCGACCGCCCCACTGCCATCGCCCGCATGACCGCCGCCCTCGACGAGATGGCGGTGGCCGGGGTGCGCACGACGCTCCCCTTCCTGCGGTGGGCGGTCCGCACGCCCGCCTTCCGTGAGGGCCGCTACGACGTGCGCTTCACGGAGGCGTGGACCCGGGCGGCCCCCGATCCCGAGGCCACGGAGCTGGCCGTCCTGGCCGCAGCGCTGTGGGAGCACGGGCGCCGCCGCGGCCCGGTCCTGCCGCGAGGGGAGGCGGGCGCGCGCTGGGGACGGGCGGGTCGCCTGGAGGCGGTCAGGCGCGAGGCGGGGGTGGGCGCGTGA
- a CDS encoding biotin/lipoyl-containing protein: MTGGTGAADRYVVETPSGRREVEVAERSPGRYRVRVEGAEYDVGWRRALGQAHWWLEVTGRRHLVAAEPEGDRLGVTVGWSHLDVGVGLALPGGRRRSADRRGGPVEVRAPMPGLLVALEGAPGARVTAGQTLAVIEAMKMQMELRAQHSGTVREVRAQAGAEVTGGQVLLVIVPEADPGAREGDAGAPEGDAGTHGGASAGHPREEAGWDG, encoded by the coding sequence GTGACCGGCGGCACCGGCGCTGCCGACCGTTACGTGGTGGAGACGCCCTCGGGGCGGCGCGAGGTCGAGGTGGCGGAGCGCTCGCCGGGCCGGTACCGCGTGCGGGTGGAGGGGGCGGAGTATGATGTCGGGTGGCGCCGTGCGCTGGGGCAGGCCCACTGGTGGCTCGAGGTAACCGGGCGGCGCCACCTCGTCGCCGCCGAGCCCGAAGGGGACCGGCTCGGGGTCACGGTGGGGTGGAGCCACCTGGACGTGGGCGTCGGCCTGGCCCTGCCGGGGGGCCGGCGGCGGTCCGCTGACCGACGCGGTGGGCCGGTGGAGGTGCGCGCGCCGATGCCGGGGCTGCTGGTGGCGCTGGAAGGTGCGCCCGGCGCGCGGGTGACCGCCGGCCAGACCCTGGCTGTCATCGAGGCCATGAAGATGCAGATGGAGTTGCGCGCCCAGCACAGCGGCACGGTGCGCGAAGTGCGGGCGCAGGCGGGAGCCGAGGTGACGGGGGGTCAGGTCCTCCTGGTCATCGTCCCGGAGGCGGACCCCGGCGCGCGGGAGGGGGACGCCGGCGCGCCGGAGGGGGACGCCGGCACCCACGGCGGCGCCTCCGCCGGGCACCCCCGAGAGGAGGCGGGATGGGATGGCTGA
- a CDS encoding methylmalonyl-CoA mutase family protein → MADERERIRAARAAWEARVDRAALRRPAVETADGLPVDLLYTPADVATDYLRDLGFPGEPPYTRGIYPTMYRGRLWTMRQYAGYGTAEESNRRFRYLLSQGQTGLSVAFDLPTQMGYDSDHPLAEAEVGKVGVAIDSLADMEVLLEGIPLDQVSISMTINATAAILLAMVVAVAERRGVAPARLDGTVQNDILKEYIARGTYIFPPEPSLRLVTDTLAYCAEHLPRWNPISVSGYHIREAGATAVQEVAFTLADALTYLQAAVDRGLGVDAIAPRLSFFFAAQMNLLEEVAKFRAARRLWARLVEERFAPHDPRSRLLRFHTQTAGAALTAQQPDNNVVRVTIQALAAVLGGTQSLHTNARDEALALPSEESALVALRTQQILAFESGVADTVDPLGGAYYVEALTDAIEAASRRLIEEVERAGGMLRAIETGLVQRMIAESAYREAQRIERGEQVVVGVNRFTEGPSSPPAGRLLRVDPAVVERQRRRLQEVRARRDGGAVARALEAVRQAAEGRDNLLPPILEAVRAYATIGEICDTLRAVFGVHRPVALV, encoded by the coding sequence ATGGCTGACGAGCGGGAACGGATCCGGGCGGCCCGCGCGGCCTGGGAGGCGCGTGTGGACCGCGCGGCCCTGCGGCGCCCCGCGGTGGAGACCGCCGACGGGCTGCCCGTCGACCTGCTCTACACGCCCGCCGATGTCGCGACCGACTACCTGCGCGACCTGGGCTTCCCCGGCGAGCCGCCCTACACCCGCGGCATCTACCCGACCATGTACCGGGGCCGGCTGTGGACGATGCGCCAGTACGCCGGCTACGGCACCGCCGAGGAGTCGAACCGCCGCTTCCGCTACCTGCTCAGCCAGGGCCAGACGGGGCTCTCGGTGGCCTTCGACCTGCCCACCCAGATGGGCTACGACTCCGACCACCCGCTGGCCGAGGCCGAGGTGGGGAAGGTGGGCGTGGCCATCGACTCCCTGGCCGACATGGAGGTGCTGCTGGAGGGGATTCCCCTCGACCAGGTCTCCATCTCCATGACCATCAACGCCACAGCCGCCATCCTCCTGGCCATGGTCGTGGCTGTGGCCGAGCGCCGGGGCGTGGCCCCGGCGCGACTGGACGGCACCGTGCAGAACGACATCCTCAAGGAGTACATCGCCCGGGGCACCTACATCTTCCCGCCGGAGCCGTCGCTGCGCCTGGTCACCGACACCCTGGCCTACTGCGCCGAGCACCTCCCCCGCTGGAACCCCATCAGCGTGAGCGGGTACCACATCCGCGAGGCCGGCGCCACCGCCGTGCAGGAGGTGGCCTTCACGCTGGCGGACGCCCTCACCTACCTGCAGGCCGCCGTGGACCGGGGGCTCGGGGTGGATGCGATCGCCCCGCGCCTGAGCTTCTTCTTCGCCGCCCAGATGAACCTCCTGGAGGAGGTGGCCAAGTTCCGGGCGGCACGGCGCCTGTGGGCGCGCCTGGTGGAGGAGCGCTTCGCCCCTCACGATCCGCGCTCCCGCCTGCTGCGCTTCCACACCCAGACCGCGGGGGCGGCGCTCACCGCCCAGCAGCCCGACAACAACGTGGTGCGGGTGACCATCCAGGCGCTGGCGGCGGTGCTGGGCGGCACGCAGTCGCTGCACACCAACGCCCGCGACGAGGCCCTGGCCCTGCCCAGCGAGGAGTCGGCGCTAGTGGCGCTGCGCACCCAGCAGATCCTGGCCTTCGAGAGCGGGGTGGCCGACACGGTGGACCCGCTGGGCGGCGCCTACTACGTGGAGGCGCTCACCGACGCCATCGAAGCGGCGTCCCGCCGGCTGATCGAGGAGGTGGAGCGCGCCGGGGGGATGCTGCGGGCCATCGAGACGGGGCTCGTCCAGCGGATGATCGCCGAGAGCGCCTACCGTGAGGCCCAGCGCATCGAGCGGGGCGAGCAGGTGGTCGTGGGGGTGAACCGCTTCACCGAGGGTCCGTCCTCCCCCCCCGCCGGCCGGCTGCTGCGCGTCGACCCGGCGGTGGTGGAGCGGCAGCGCCGGCGCCTGCAGGAGGTGCGGGCCCGCCGCGACGGCGGGGCCGTGGCGCGGGCGCTGGAAGCGGTGCGGCAGGCCGCGGAAGGGCGCGACAACCTCCTCCCGCCTATCCTCGAGGCGGTCCGGGCCTACGCCACCATCGGGGAGATCTGCGACACCCTGCGGGCGGTCTTCGGCGTGCACCGGCCGGTGGCGCTCGTCTGA
- the meaB gene encoding methylmalonyl Co-A mutase-associated GTPase MeaB: MRASPADLAEQVRAGSHQAAARLISLLEDGDPEGLAALRALPPEREAYAVGITGPPGAGKSTLVDALTRLVRAEGRPVGIIAVDPTSPFTGGALLGDRIRMQEHSTDPGVFVRSMATRGHLGGLAPATTDAVRVLAALGVDLVLVETVGAGQAEVDVVTVADTVVVVAVPGMGDALQTLKAGIMEIGDVFAVNKADRPDADRTVIEIRMMLQLVPPEGWRPPVVRTVATTGEGVADLLAAVRSHRAYLEASGTLEERRRRRRRHAVLRALEARVQEAVLARAQHDPVVAAVLEEAERGGLDARAAAERLLQRLEGAGR, translated from the coding sequence ATGCGCGCCTCCCCGGCCGACCTGGCGGAGCAGGTGCGGGCCGGCTCGCACCAGGCGGCGGCACGCCTGATCAGCCTGCTGGAGGACGGTGACCCGGAGGGGCTGGCCGCCTTGCGCGCGCTGCCCCCGGAGCGGGAGGCCTACGCCGTCGGGATCACCGGGCCGCCGGGGGCGGGGAAGAGCACGCTGGTGGACGCGCTCACCCGGCTGGTCCGGGCGGAGGGCCGGCCCGTCGGCATCATCGCCGTCGACCCCACCAGCCCCTTCACCGGCGGGGCGCTCCTGGGCGACCGCATCCGGATGCAGGAGCACAGCACCGACCCCGGCGTCTTCGTGCGCTCGATGGCCACGCGCGGGCACCTGGGGGGATTGGCCCCGGCCACCACCGACGCGGTGCGCGTGCTGGCGGCGCTGGGGGTGGACCTCGTCCTGGTGGAGACGGTGGGGGCGGGGCAGGCGGAGGTGGACGTCGTCACCGTCGCCGACACGGTGGTCGTGGTGGCCGTCCCCGGGATGGGGGACGCCCTGCAGACGCTGAAGGCCGGGATCATGGAGATCGGGGACGTCTTCGCGGTGAACAAGGCCGACCGCCCCGACGCCGACCGCACCGTGATCGAGATCCGCATGATGCTGCAGCTGGTCCCCCCGGAAGGGTGGCGGCCGCCGGTGGTGCGGACGGTGGCCACGACGGGGGAGGGGGTGGCCGACCTCCTCGCCGCGGTGCGGTCGCACCGGGCCTACCTGGAGGCCAGCGGGACCCTGGAGGAGCGCCGCCGGCGGCGCCGCCGCCACGCCGTGCTGCGGGCGCTGGAGGCCCGCGTGCAGGAGGCGGTGCTGGCGCGGGCGCAGCATGACCCCGTCGTGGCCGCCGTGCTGGAGGAGGCGGAGCGGGGGGGGCTGGACGCGCGCGCCGCCGCGGAGCGCCTCCTCCAGCGCCTGGAGGGGGCGGGCCGATGA
- the mce gene encoding methylmalonyl-CoA epimerase, producing the protein MIRLAHLAIAVRDLAGAVRVYTEALGLSLAGEETLPEEGVRIAFLEAGGVRVELLESLGPDTPVGRFLERRGEGIHHVAFYVEDLDAALARARERGLQPAGGPRRGAEGRRIAFLHPSGSHGVLVELIQAS; encoded by the coding sequence ATGATCCGGCTCGCCCACCTGGCCATCGCGGTGCGCGACCTGGCCGGGGCGGTGCGGGTCTACACGGAGGCGCTGGGGCTGTCGCTCGCCGGGGAGGAGACGCTGCCCGAGGAGGGGGTGCGCATCGCCTTCCTGGAGGCAGGTGGCGTGCGCGTCGAGCTGCTGGAGAGCCTCGGCCCCGACACCCCGGTGGGGCGCTTCCTGGAGCGGCGGGGGGAGGGGATCCACCACGTCGCCTTCTACGTCGAGGACCTGGACGCCGCGCTGGCCCGGGCGCGGGAGCGCGGGTTGCAGCCGGCGGGCGGCCCGCGCCGGGGTGCGGAGGGGCGGCGCATCGCCTTCCTCCATCCATCCGGCAGCCACGGGGTGCTGGTCGAGCTGATCCAGGCCTCCTGA
- a CDS encoding 3D domain-containing protein has product MKPALVLTVAATFVGSAMGVTASAWRSSLPASSSSGAAIRRPATPARAPEESGRPARPTGLESERDAGAPAVPITPRRALPPVHATLDLDSWLSEGDAVEVRRPAYVSVVADGRARPLLTTAATVAQALREAGVRVGKGDRVFPHPSSLLQPQSRIRVIRIRREVLTRQVAIPPATVRRRDPTVNWGRVVTEPGRAGVRQVTVVKTYADGRLVSVVQTAARLLRPAVPTVVRVGQRRLVASRGAFAGYEYLDVVATAYAPWHGKGVDGTTAIGLRAGYGVVAVDPRVIPLRSRLYIEGYGYAIAGDTGGRIKGLRVDLGFDSVREARRFGRRPVRVYILQRYERR; this is encoded by the coding sequence ATGAAGCCTGCGCTCGTCCTGACGGTGGCGGCCACGTTCGTGGGGTCGGCGATGGGCGTCACCGCCTCGGCCTGGCGGTCGTCCCTCCCTGCCTCGTCGTCCAGCGGGGCGGCGATCCGCCGCCCGGCCACCCCTGCCAGGGCCCCCGAAGAGTCCGGTCGACCGGCCCGACCGACCGGGCTGGAGTCGGAGCGGGATGCGGGTGCTCCTGCCGTGCCGATCACACCCCGTCGGGCCCTGCCTCCCGTTCACGCAACCCTCGACCTCGACTCCTGGCTCAGCGAAGGCGACGCTGTGGAGGTGCGGCGGCCGGCCTACGTGAGCGTGGTGGCCGACGGCCGGGCCCGGCCGCTGCTCACCACCGCCGCCACCGTGGCCCAGGCGCTACGGGAGGCCGGCGTGCGGGTGGGGAAGGGCGACCGGGTCTTCCCTCACCCCTCGAGCCTCCTCCAGCCGCAGAGCCGCATCCGCGTCATCCGCATCCGCCGCGAGGTCCTGACGCGGCAGGTGGCCATTCCCCCGGCGACCGTCCGGCGACGCGACCCGACGGTGAACTGGGGGCGGGTGGTGACCGAGCCCGGCCGGGCCGGCGTGAGGCAGGTGACGGTGGTGAAGACGTACGCCGACGGGCGGCTGGTCTCGGTGGTACAGACGGCCGCGCGCCTCCTGCGGCCGGCGGTGCCGACCGTGGTGCGGGTGGGGCAGCGCCGCCTGGTGGCCTCGCGCGGGGCCTTTGCCGGGTACGAGTACCTGGACGTCGTGGCCACCGCCTACGCCCCCTGGCACGGGAAGGGCGTGGACGGCACGACGGCGATCGGCCTGCGGGCGGGGTACGGGGTGGTGGCGGTGGACCCGCGGGTCATCCCCCTGCGCAGCCGCCTGTATATTGAAGGGTACGGGTACGCCATCGCCGGCGACACGGGAGGACGGATCAAAGGGTTGCGAGTGGACCTGGGGTTCGACAGTGTGCGCGAAGCCCGGCGGTTCGGCCGTCGGCCGGTGCGCGTCTACATCCTGCAGAGGTATGAACGGCGCTGA
- the rsmA gene encoding 16S rRNA (adenine(1518)-N(6)/adenine(1519)-N(6))-dimethyltransferase RsmA, translating into MRPRKRFGQHFLTSRHVLERIVREAAVGPGDRVLEVGAGIGTLTVALAATGAEVVAVEVDRTLLPALRAVTAAFPTVRLVEGDIMALDLAALAGPGPVTVAANLPYGIASPLLVRLLETLRHLRRAVVTVQAEVAGRLTAAPGTPEYGLLSVMVQYRARPTVVVRVPPGAFLPPPEVESAVVRLDPHPVPPVTVPDEAAFFAVVRAAFAQRRKTLRRALAALPDLAPERAEGALRRAGIDPRRRGETLGLEEFARLSRALAGGNGPRGGKEGGG; encoded by the coding sequence ATCCGCCCCCGCAAGCGCTTCGGTCAGCACTTCCTCACGAGCCGCCATGTCCTGGAGCGGATCGTCCGCGAGGCGGCGGTGGGGCCGGGCGACCGCGTCCTGGAGGTGGGGGCAGGCATCGGCACCCTCACCGTGGCCCTGGCGGCGACCGGCGCGGAGGTCGTGGCGGTGGAGGTGGACCGCACGCTGCTGCCCGCCCTGCGTGCCGTGACCGCCGCCTTCCCCACGGTGCGCCTGGTGGAGGGGGACATCATGGCCCTCGACCTGGCCGCCCTGGCCGGGCCCGGTCCCGTGACCGTGGCCGCCAACCTCCCCTACGGGATCGCTTCTCCCCTCCTGGTACGCCTCCTGGAGACGCTCCGGCACCTGCGCCGGGCGGTGGTGACCGTGCAGGCGGAGGTGGCCGGCCGGCTGACGGCGGCACCGGGGACGCCGGAGTACGGACTGCTCTCGGTCATGGTGCAGTACCGGGCCCGTCCGACCGTGGTGGTGCGCGTGCCGCCCGGCGCCTTCCTCCCTCCGCCGGAGGTGGAGTCGGCGGTCGTGCGCCTCGATCCCCACCCGGTCCCTCCCGTCACGGTGCCGGACGAGGCAGCCTTCTTCGCGGTGGTGCGGGCCGCCTTCGCCCAGCGGCGCAAGACGCTGCGCCGGGCCCTGGCGGCGCTCCCGGACCTCGCCCCCGAACGCGCCGAGGGGGCGCTGCGCCGGGCGGGCATCGACCCGCGGCGCCGGGGGGAGACGCTCGGCCTGGAGGAGTTCGCCCGCCTGAGCCGCGCGCTGGCCGGAGGGAACGGGCCGCGGGGAGGGAAAGAGGGAGGAGGATGA
- a CDS encoding PLP-dependent aminotransferase family protein: MSVDYEAFLSRSARGMRRSLIRELLKLTSRGGIISFAGGFPDPATFPVAELQEVTRDVLAREAHRALQYSITEGDPALREQLARWMAKDGIRVGPDQILVTVGSQQGLDILGKVFLDPGDVVVLELPSYMAALQVFRTYDVELVGVPADDEGMETDRLAETLTRLRAQGRRPKFIYVVPDFQNPSGVTWTEARRRALLGLAREYDTLVVEDNPYREIRFEGTAPPPIFALDPERTIYLSTFSKTLCPGLRIGWMAAAPELVAQFVTAKQGMDLCCPAFTQAVAAEMAGRGILHRRLPQITATYRVKRDAMLRALEREMPDGVTWTRPEGGLFLWVRLLEGMDTEAMLHPAVEEEGVAYVIGSGFFADGSGRNTMRLNFSYPSVEEIDEGIRRLARVVRRWPRPTPAVMRTTVSD; the protein is encoded by the coding sequence ATGAGCGTGGACTACGAGGCTTTCCTCTCCCGGAGCGCGCGCGGCATGCGCCGCTCGCTCATCCGGGAGCTGCTGAAGCTGACCAGCCGCGGCGGCATCATTTCCTTCGCCGGCGGCTTCCCCGACCCCGCCACCTTCCCCGTGGCCGAGCTGCAGGAGGTGACGCGGGACGTCCTGGCCCGGGAGGCGCACCGGGCCCTCCAGTACAGCATCACCGAGGGGGACCCGGCGCTGCGGGAGCAGCTCGCCCGGTGGATGGCCAAGGACGGCATCCGGGTGGGGCCGGACCAGATCCTGGTGACGGTCGGCTCCCAGCAGGGGCTGGACATCCTGGGCAAGGTCTTCCTCGACCCCGGCGACGTCGTCGTCCTGGAGCTCCCCTCCTACATGGCCGCGCTCCAGGTCTTCCGCACCTACGACGTGGAGCTGGTGGGGGTCCCCGCCGACGACGAGGGGATGGAGACCGACCGGCTGGCCGAGACCCTGACCCGCCTGCGGGCGCAGGGGCGGCGGCCCAAGTTCATCTACGTCGTGCCCGACTTCCAGAACCCCTCCGGGGTGACCTGGACCGAGGCCCGCCGCCGGGCGCTGCTGGGGCTGGCCCGCGAGTACGACACGCTGGTGGTCGAGGACAACCCCTACCGGGAGATCCGCTTCGAGGGGACGGCCCCGCCCCCGATCTTCGCCCTCGACCCCGAGCGCACGATCTACCTCTCCACCTTCAGCAAGACCCTCTGCCCGGGGCTGCGCATCGGGTGGATGGCCGCCGCCCCCGAGCTGGTGGCCCAGTTCGTCACGGCCAAGCAGGGGATGGACCTGTGCTGCCCCGCCTTCACCCAGGCGGTGGCGGCGGAGATGGCCGGCCGCGGCATCCTCCACCGCCGCCTCCCCCAGATCACCGCCACCTACCGGGTGAAGCGCGACGCCATGCTGCGCGCCCTCGAGCGGGAGATGCCCGACGGCGTCACCTGGACCCGGCCGGAGGGAGGCCTCTTCCTGTGGGTGCGCCTACTCGAGGGGATGGACACCGAGGCGATGCTGCACCCGGCGGTGGAGGAGGAGGGGGTGGCTTACGTCATCGGCTCGGGCTTCTTCGCCGACGGAAGCGGGCGGAACACCATGCGCCTCAACTTCTCCTACCCCTCGGTCGAGGAGATCGACGAAGGGATCCGTCGCCTGGCCAGGGTGGTCCGCCGCTGGCCGCGTCCGACCCCTGCGGTCATGCGAACGACAGTTTCGGATTGA